From Humisphaera borealis, the proteins below share one genomic window:
- a CDS encoding Fic family protein translates to MALLEDYPRSLLYLSGFFKRNRSEYYERLQGVRDKGDWQGWLRFFLDGVRTVSAEASDTARKIQEMREQHRALLADQTGGLAVLDRLFARPMITVNQVRDTIGMTYPVAAELVRLMEANDLLTETTGRTRNRVFAYRPYLTLLGESSSAKPMDY, encoded by the coding sequence TTGGCTTTGCTGGAAGACTATCCTCGCTCGCTGCTGTACCTGTCCGGCTTCTTCAAGCGCAACCGGAGCGAGTATTACGAGCGCCTCCAAGGTGTCCGTGACAAAGGCGACTGGCAAGGGTGGCTGCGGTTCTTCCTTGATGGCGTCCGTACCGTCTCGGCCGAGGCCAGTGACACAGCCCGGAAGATCCAGGAGATGCGCGAGCAACACCGCGCCTTGCTAGCTGACCAGACCGGCGGGCTCGCCGTACTCGACCGCTTGTTCGCCCGGCCAATGATTACCGTCAACCAAGTTCGGGACACGATCGGCATGACTTATCCCGTAGCCGCCGAACTTGTGAGGCTAATGGAAGCTAACGATCTGCTGACAGAAACAACCGGCCGTACGCGCAACCGAGTGTTCGCCTATCGCCCCTACCTCACGCTTCTCGGCGAAAGCTCTTCCGCAAAGCCGATGGATTACTGA
- a CDS encoding helix-turn-helix domain-containing protein has translation MSIHLGEMVSPSEQDAKVARESIRRLSRFVNQDRLTVQVPAKGDDSESIELPSSVVGLLMRILTEMSEGNAVTLIPVHTELTTQQAASILRVSRPFLVKQMREKLLPYRRIGTHRRVRFQDLMEYKNRIDAERAKVLEQLAIQAQELNMGY, from the coding sequence ATGAGCATCCATCTCGGCGAAATGGTTTCCCCATCCGAACAGGATGCCAAGGTGGCCAGAGAGTCTATTCGCCGGTTGAGTCGCTTCGTCAATCAGGATCGCCTGACGGTCCAAGTGCCCGCGAAAGGTGATGACTCAGAGTCGATCGAACTTCCAAGCTCGGTCGTCGGGCTGCTCATGCGAATTCTCACCGAGATGTCCGAGGGGAACGCGGTGACGCTCATACCAGTCCATACCGAGCTTACTACTCAGCAGGCGGCGTCCATCCTCCGCGTCTCAAGACCCTTCCTCGTCAAGCAGATGCGGGAGAAGTTGCTTCCGTACCGCCGAATCGGAACACATCGTCGAGTTCGATTTCAAGACCTCATGGAATACAAGAACCGCATCGACGCCGAACGCGCAAAAGTTCTCGAACAGTTGGCCATACAGGCGCAGGAACTAAACATGGGTTACTAG
- a CDS encoding transposase gives MAQTPVVAYRNRRQQKVSVLGAVVLHAATAKIDLVCDFHPDSYVRGEQAAAFLHRVLVEYPDKTIDVVWDNLSAHKSPIVKELAAEYPRLRLHYLPTYAPQLNAVEGVWSLTKYHRMANHTIGELEKLHAEAKRHLDDVGGNQALLRSCFEGAELALNLSSAQ, from the coding sequence ATCGCTCAGACGCCGGTCGTCGCCTACCGCAATCGGCGGCAGCAGAAAGTCAGCGTGCTGGGGGCCGTGGTCTTGCACGCCGCCACGGCGAAGATCGATCTCGTGTGCGACTTCCATCCCGACAGCTACGTCCGCGGCGAGCAGGCGGCGGCGTTCCTGCACCGCGTGCTTGTCGAGTATCCTGACAAAACGATCGATGTGGTCTGGGACAACCTCTCGGCACACAAGTCGCCAATCGTGAAGGAACTGGCGGCGGAGTACCCGCGTTTAAGATTGCACTATCTGCCGACCTACGCGCCGCAGCTCAATGCGGTGGAAGGCGTATGGAGCCTGACGAAGTACCACCGGATGGCGAACCACACGATTGGGGAGTTGGAGAAACTTCACGCCGAGGCCAAGCGACACTTGGACGACGTAGGCGGCAATCAGGCGTTGCTCCGCTCGTGCTTCGAAGGCGCGGAACTCGCGCTAAACTTATCCAGCGCTCAGTAA
- a CDS encoding type II toxin-antitoxin system HicB family antitoxin: MSKQANPKTVRNLKPAVGDVVDIDAMTNPQKEQLFRDCEKVRPGEGEALTASQRALHARIRRKAGRPKIGKGAERINVTVERGLLSEADRFAKKMGITRAELIAVGLRRAIAG; the protein is encoded by the coding sequence ATGAGTAAGCAGGCAAACCCCAAGACGGTCAGAAACTTGAAACCCGCCGTCGGCGACGTCGTCGATATTGACGCGATGACCAACCCCCAGAAAGAGCAGTTGTTCCGGGACTGTGAAAAGGTACGACCCGGCGAAGGCGAAGCGTTGACTGCTTCGCAGCGCGCCCTGCACGCACGGATACGCCGCAAGGCTGGCCGGCCGAAGATCGGGAAGGGTGCCGAGCGGATCAACGTCACGGTGGAGCGGGGCCTGCTGTCCGAGGCGGACCGCTTCGCCAAGAAAATGGGAATCACCCGGGCCGAGCTTATTGCAGTGGGTTTGCGTCGTGCGATTGCAGGGTAG
- a CDS encoding tyrosine-type recombinase/integrase, with translation MASLICDGDEGWRIQFTRPGDGKRLTFRTGEMVRRDAERCRDRIESLVSAAKQNRPPDDATAAWLSKLEGPLLTRLERTGLVPGSANRNQTLAFAIDKWLAGMTVKAGTKVAYEQVRRDLIKYFGADKPVSSIGPLEAEEWRQWLAGRLIARTGRPLSAATVNRRVKTCRQLFKRLRKWKLVTENPFEDVQSGSQRNKARERFITREQTQRVLDACPNIQWRVIVALSRFGGLRCSSEHSRLKWEHIDWERGRFLVHSPKTEGYAGKATRWVPLFPELRTILLEAFAEAEDGQQYVVKNLDAQVNLRTPFLRILKQAGLDPWPRLFHNLRATRQTELMDEFAPHVVCSWLGNTLAVAQDHYLQVTDAHFASAAVEKKPSEKVARIPAQYGPEWARKQLQEAPPEKTQTTGMPVVAYQCESSQSVRMGAEGFEPSKA, from the coding sequence ATGGCAAGCCTAATTTGCGATGGCGACGAGGGTTGGCGGATTCAGTTCACCCGTCCCGGCGACGGCAAGCGACTGACTTTTCGGACGGGTGAGATGGTTCGGCGCGATGCCGAGCGATGCAGGGATCGGATCGAGTCTTTGGTCTCGGCGGCCAAACAGAATCGACCGCCGGATGATGCGACGGCCGCCTGGCTTTCCAAGTTGGAAGGGCCGCTCCTCACGCGACTTGAACGAACGGGCCTCGTCCCAGGCTCGGCGAATCGGAATCAGACACTGGCATTCGCCATCGACAAGTGGCTGGCCGGGATGACCGTAAAGGCAGGGACAAAAGTTGCTTACGAGCAGGTCCGACGCGACCTCATCAAGTATTTCGGTGCCGACAAGCCGGTCAGTTCCATCGGGCCCCTCGAGGCAGAGGAGTGGCGGCAATGGCTGGCGGGTCGGCTGATCGCCAGGACGGGCAGGCCACTTTCGGCGGCCACGGTCAATCGACGGGTCAAAACCTGCCGGCAGCTCTTCAAGCGTCTGCGAAAGTGGAAGCTCGTCACCGAGAACCCCTTCGAAGATGTTCAGTCCGGCTCACAGCGGAACAAAGCTCGCGAGCGGTTCATTACACGCGAGCAGACGCAACGCGTGCTGGACGCGTGCCCCAATATCCAATGGCGCGTCATCGTCGCCCTCAGTCGATTTGGCGGGCTCCGGTGCTCTTCCGAGCATTCAAGATTGAAGTGGGAGCATATCGACTGGGAACGGGGTCGTTTTCTGGTGCACTCACCGAAGACCGAGGGCTACGCCGGCAAAGCCACCCGCTGGGTGCCGTTGTTTCCGGAACTCCGCACGATTTTGTTGGAAGCCTTCGCCGAAGCCGAGGACGGTCAGCAATATGTCGTAAAAAATCTGGATGCTCAGGTGAATCTTCGCACGCCCTTTCTCAGGATCCTCAAGCAAGCCGGGCTGGACCCATGGCCACGACTTTTCCACAATTTGCGGGCGACCCGGCAGACCGAGTTGATGGACGAATTCGCCCCGCACGTGGTCTGCTCATGGCTCGGCAATACGCTCGCCGTTGCGCAAGACCATTATTTGCAAGTAACTGACGCACATTTCGCGAGTGCAGCGGTCGAGAAAAAGCCGTCAGAAAAAGTGGCGCGAATTCCGGCGCAGTACGGCCCGGAATGGGCTCGCAAACAGCTGCAGGAGGCACCCCCGGAAAAAACACAAACCACTGGCATGCCAGTGGTTGCGTATCAGTGCGAGAGTTCGCAATCTGTTAGGATGGGCGCGGAAGGATTCGAACCTTCGAAGGCATAA
- a CDS encoding type IV toxin-antitoxin system AbiEi family antitoxin domain-containing protein: protein MIFQVIAPRQFPDIELGRQRVAFLYQSKEAFAMTNRSEWLDQLKTDTGYAKVAGVELALLDICRYFHEAAGINGAAQAVHDLGKKADTRILAKAAGAYENTAVRRLGYLLERFGHFRQASALRPFADKAKSFKPLDPSAKPLVPELACVNERNSDWKLLLNVRVEIDA from the coding sequence ATGATCTTTCAGGTGATCGCACCCCGCCAATTCCCGGACATCGAATTGGGGCGGCAAAGAGTTGCGTTCTTGTACCAGTCGAAGGAAGCCTTTGCGATGACGAATCGCTCCGAGTGGCTGGACCAACTTAAGACAGATACTGGGTATGCCAAGGTCGCAGGCGTGGAATTGGCCTTGCTCGACATCTGTCGCTACTTCCACGAAGCAGCGGGAATCAACGGGGCCGCGCAAGCTGTTCACGACCTTGGGAAGAAGGCAGACACTCGGATCCTAGCCAAAGCGGCCGGCGCTTACGAGAACACGGCAGTCCGGCGACTCGGCTACCTTCTGGAACGGTTTGGACATTTTAGGCAGGCCAGTGCCCTTCGGCCCTTTGCCGATAAAGCCAAGTCCTTCAAACCGCTTGATCCGTCGGCCAAGCCTCTGGTTCCAGAATTGGCTTGTGTTAACGAGCGGAATTCGGATTGGAAGTTGCTGCTCAACGTGCGTGTGGAGATTGACGCATGA
- a CDS encoding DUF1425 domain-containing protein gives MSRFKTVRSVLLGTAVAMLAGCQSDAPIAARAEKYDYPWLMVGSQDLRANTMVNDAVRTRDEAGLLYISVPIRNTSDLQLYVDYRVTFYDRNKMPLPQEYRKTLTIPARGMREATANSTSPKAESFQMELTYPRVN, from the coding sequence ATGAGCCGATTCAAGACTGTCCGCAGCGTATTGTTGGGAACTGCCGTCGCGATGCTCGCCGGCTGTCAAAGCGACGCGCCGATCGCGGCCCGGGCTGAGAAGTATGACTACCCGTGGTTGATGGTGGGCAGCCAGGATCTTCGCGCCAACACGATGGTGAACGATGCCGTTCGTACCCGAGATGAGGCGGGCTTGCTGTACATCTCGGTACCGATCCGCAACACCAGCGATCTGCAGCTTTACGTCGATTACAGGGTGACCTTCTACGACCGAAACAAGATGCCGCTGCCGCAGGAGTACCGCAAGACGCTGACCATCCCAGCCAGGGGCATGCGCGAAGCCACCGCCAACAGCACCAGCCCCAAAGCCGAGTCGTTTCAGATGGAGCTGACGTATCCCCGCGTGAACTGA
- a CDS encoding winged helix-turn-helix domain-containing protein, with amino-acid sequence MRKKGTRQEWDRVRSIAANMFEQDREPAEIAKDLGVDDQTVRAWRRAYRKGGRDALVSRKPPGRPSRLNEAQRKTLAGLLLKTPRECGFDKYLWTQQLIADLIEREFQVKYHHDHIGVMLKDMGFSHQKPQRRAREHDPVKVAAWRAEFWPELLKKVSSPAE; translated from the coding sequence ATGCGAAAGAAAGGAACACGCCAGGAGTGGGATCGGGTCCGGAGCATCGCGGCCAACATGTTCGAGCAGGATCGCGAGCCGGCCGAAATCGCCAAAGACCTTGGGGTCGACGACCAGACCGTCCGAGCCTGGCGGCGGGCATACCGCAAGGGCGGCCGTGACGCACTGGTGTCGCGCAAACCACCCGGACGCCCGTCGCGGCTGAATGAGGCCCAGCGTAAGACTCTTGCCGGGTTGCTGCTCAAGACGCCCAGGGAGTGCGGATTCGACAAGTATCTCTGGACCCAACAGCTGATCGCCGACCTGATCGAGCGTGAGTTCCAGGTGAAGTACCACCACGACCACATCGGCGTCATGCTGAAAGACATGGGCTTTTCCCATCAGAAGCCCCAACGTCGGGCACGCGAGCACGACCCGGTGAAGGTGGCCGCCTGGCGGGCGGAGTTCTGGCCGGAACTTCTAAAAAAAGTATCGAGTCCGGCGGAGTGA
- a CDS encoding helix-turn-helix domain-containing protein, with amino-acid sequence MSNQNHTIRPIEKLLSSREAAAFLGVSARTLWTLADQRQLPAVRIGRLVRFDPADLRDFIDRAKGVKTPSAA; translated from the coding sequence ATGAGTAATCAAAACCATACCATTCGTCCTATCGAAAAGTTACTATCCAGCCGGGAGGCGGCGGCGTTTCTGGGCGTTTCTGCCCGGACGCTCTGGACCCTCGCCGACCAGAGGCAGCTCCCTGCGGTGCGGATCGGGCGGCTCGTCCGGTTCGACCCGGCCGACCTTCGGGATTTCATCGATCGCGCGAAGGGAGTGAAGACCCCGTCCGCGGCCTGA